A portion of the Flavobacterium magnum genome contains these proteins:
- a CDS encoding zinc ribbon domain-containing protein, giving the protein MAATKELSVEDKLRAIYDLQLIDSRIDEIRNVRGELPLEVEDLEDEVAGLKSRSEKLKSELDVIEDQIKAKKNAIDEHKEAIKKYTKQQETVRNNREFNSLTKEVEFQELEIQLAEKQIREMKASIEYKKQVVAQSSEKLEEKQAHLDHKKSELDAIMAETSKEEEFLSQKSAEFRALIEERLLTAYNRIRSSVRNGLAVVSIERGASAGSFFTIPPQTQVEIASRKKIITDEHSGRILVDSALADEEKQKMEKLFADMQ; this is encoded by the coding sequence ATGGCGGCTACAAAAGAATTGAGTGTTGAAGACAAGTTAAGGGCAATCTACGATTTACAATTGATCGATTCTCGAATTGACGAAATCAGGAATGTCAGGGGCGAACTTCCGCTGGAAGTGGAAGATCTTGAAGACGAAGTTGCCGGTTTGAAATCCCGTTCAGAAAAACTGAAATCTGAACTTGACGTGATCGAAGACCAGATCAAAGCAAAGAAAAATGCAATCGATGAGCACAAAGAGGCCATCAAAAAATACACCAAACAACAGGAAACCGTACGAAACAACCGTGAGTTCAACTCGTTGACGAAAGAAGTGGAATTCCAGGAACTGGAAATCCAACTGGCTGAAAAGCAAATCCGCGAGATGAAGGCTTCCATAGAATATAAAAAACAGGTTGTGGCCCAATCCTCTGAAAAACTCGAGGAAAAACAGGCACACCTTGACCATAAAAAGTCAGAACTTGACGCCATTATGGCTGAAACTTCTAAAGAAGAAGAGTTCCTGTCACAAAAATCAGCGGAGTTCCGCGCATTGATCGAGGAACGACTACTGACGGCTTACAACCGCATCCGCAGCAGCGTGAGGAATGGCCTGGCCGTGGTATCTATCGAAAGGGGCGCATCAGCCGGATCTTTCTTTACGATCCCGCCGCAGACGCAAGTCGAAATCGCTTCAAGGAAAAAAATCATTACCGATGAGCATTCCGGAAGGATTCTTGTAGACAGCGCGCTGGCTGACGAGGAAAAACAAAAAATGGAAAAGCTTTTCGCTGACATGCAATAA
- the lpxK gene encoding tetraacyldisaccharide 4'-kinase codes for MVLLRIILFPFAVLYGWITGLRNFLYDKGILKSASFDVPVIAVGNLSVGGTGKTPQVEYLIRLLSENHKVAVLSRGYKRKSSGFVLADPDSNAEILGDEPFQYHRKFPDIQVAVDADRKNGIARLLSLPVKPEVILLDDAYQHRRVTAGFYMLLTAYGDLYPDDFMLPTGHLREGRRGARRANIIVITKCPADISMDTMAAIRRKINPLAGQEVFFSSIDYSDYVLSENSRMMAEEAKALPKTLVAGIAKPGPFFAHLRNETDTLMTFPDHHDFTASDLAEIKRLSENKLIITTEKDYVRLTRKLGSARLYYLPIRTVILRDGDQFDKMINNYVGKSTANRQLH; via the coding sequence ATGGTTTTGCTGCGAATAATACTTTTTCCGTTTGCCGTGTTGTACGGCTGGATTACCGGTTTGCGCAATTTCCTTTACGATAAGGGCATTTTAAAATCAGCATCTTTTGACGTCCCCGTTATCGCCGTTGGGAATTTGAGTGTCGGCGGCACCGGGAAAACTCCGCAGGTTGAATACCTGATCCGATTGCTTTCTGAAAATCATAAGGTCGCGGTCTTAAGTCGGGGTTACAAGCGAAAATCGTCCGGTTTTGTTTTGGCTGACCCAGATTCCAATGCTGAGATACTCGGAGATGAGCCATTCCAATACCATCGAAAATTTCCGGATATTCAGGTAGCGGTCGATGCTGACCGGAAAAATGGGATCGCAAGGTTGTTATCTCTGCCTGTGAAACCCGAAGTCATCTTGTTGGACGACGCCTACCAGCACCGACGGGTTACCGCGGGATTTTACATGCTGCTGACTGCTTATGGCGACCTGTACCCGGATGATTTCATGCTCCCGACAGGCCATTTAAGAGAGGGCCGGCGCGGGGCACGGCGCGCCAATATCATCGTGATAACCAAATGCCCGGCTGACATCAGCATGGACACGATGGCAGCGATCCGCCGGAAAATCAATCCACTTGCGGGCCAGGAAGTATTTTTCAGCAGTATTGATTATTCGGATTATGTTTTGTCCGAAAATAGCCGAATGATGGCCGAAGAGGCGAAGGCCCTGCCCAAAACGCTGGTTGCAGGAATTGCGAAGCCCGGCCCTTTTTTCGCACATCTCCGGAACGAAACGGATACACTCATGACATTTCCTGACCACCATGACTTTACTGCGTCAGACCTTGCCGAAATAAAAAGACTGTCCGAAAACAAACTCATCATCACCACTGAGAAAGACTACGTCCGGCTCACTAGGAAGCTTGGCAGCGCGAGGCTGTACTATCTCCCGATCCGGACGGTAATACTTCGGGACGGTGATCAATTCGATAAAATGATTAATAATTATGTGGGAAAAAGTACAGCAAACCGTCAGCTTCATTAA
- a CDS encoding LamG domain-containing protein yields MKKTLLLLAFIAVLSLLPAACQQDQDSVTPNPQRLDRQSELTTLLRRVSASDDGDNTLDSTACFSIRMPYTVWIYDTDGNNTTSYGAQVTDAGSLEAVKNTIHEFDGNDHFNMEFPVTIVYADGSEAVIHNQQEMHMHKVSCESGNPVSAVIPCLSIVYPVTVFGYNSDFQVADTYTFQNDAQLLGFLSNLGANEFYAIAYPMSVTIDGEIVVIHSNAELLAAIQSAMNNCFPVETPCNNPRILMDSLVIYMPFANEARDLMSGADAIYNDNYPPVFVTDRNGNANSAVTFSGSDLDYLKLMATPGNNIEGGAVSVSLWFKANNTNETDLEFLFEKSEASQGNPLSFGLALYDLNRPLFYANQDPIFNLWDGSWNMQTDNPAWHHLVVTVEDGAPSAHVNLYRDGVFIGAAESPDPIFINTQLFDYYFGRKFKGSLDDIRVYRRKLNQSEISTLFKLEGDNNTCVN; encoded by the coding sequence CGGCCTGCCAGCAGGATCAGGATTCGGTAACGCCAAATCCGCAGCGTCTCGACCGTCAATCTGAGTTGACGACGCTGTTACGTCGTGTTTCCGCTTCCGACGACGGTGACAATACCCTGGACAGTACTGCGTGCTTCTCCATCAGGATGCCCTACACGGTCTGGATTTATGACACTGACGGGAATAATACCACATCTTATGGCGCCCAGGTCACTGACGCCGGGTCATTGGAAGCGGTGAAGAATACGATTCACGAATTTGACGGCAATGATCATTTCAATATGGAATTTCCGGTGACTATCGTATACGCCGATGGAAGCGAGGCAGTCATACACAATCAGCAGGAAATGCATATGCACAAAGTGTCCTGTGAGTCCGGAAATCCTGTAAGTGCCGTGATTCCGTGCCTTTCAATTGTATATCCGGTGACAGTTTTCGGCTATAACAGCGATTTTCAGGTGGCCGATACCTATACGTTCCAGAACGATGCACAGCTTTTGGGATTCCTGTCAAATCTCGGCGCTAACGAATTTTACGCAATCGCTTACCCGATGAGCGTCACCATCGATGGTGAAATAGTGGTGATCCATAGCAACGCGGAACTGCTCGCCGCAATCCAGTCTGCGATGAACAATTGTTTTCCTGTGGAGACGCCATGCAACAATCCGCGCATCCTGATGGACAGTCTGGTGATTTACATGCCTTTCGCGAATGAGGCACGCGACCTTATGTCGGGCGCGGACGCGATATACAATGACAATTATCCGCCGGTATTCGTTACTGACAGGAATGGCAATGCCAATAGCGCGGTCACGTTCAGCGGAAGCGATCTGGATTATCTTAAATTAATGGCTACACCGGGCAACAATATCGAGGGTGGCGCGGTATCTGTAAGTCTTTGGTTTAAGGCGAACAACACCAACGAAACCGACCTTGAATTCCTTTTTGAAAAATCAGAGGCAAGCCAGGGCAACCCGCTGAGTTTCGGATTGGCATTGTATGACCTGAACAGGCCGTTGTTTTATGCCAACCAGGATCCGATTTTTAACCTCTGGGACGGGTCGTGGAATATGCAGACTGACAATCCCGCGTGGCACCATCTCGTCGTAACGGTTGAGGACGGCGCGCCCTCGGCCCATGTAAACCTGTATCGCGACGGTGTTTTTATCGGCGCGGCGGAATCTCCTGACCCGATTTTCATCAATACCCAACTTTTCGATTATTATTTCGGACGGAAGTTTAAGGGAAGCCTCGACGACATCAGGGTGTACAGGAGGAAGCTTAACCAAAGCGAAATCAGCACGCTCTTCAAACTCGAGGGCGACAATAACACGTGTGTTAATTAA
- a CDS encoding purine-nucleoside phosphorylase, with product MWEKVQQTVSFINERTNHFHPEYGVILGSGLGSFTEDIDIQFTIPYHEIPNFPVSTVQGHKGALVFGMIGEKRVVAMQGRFHFYEGYDMKEVTFPVRVMKYTGVSKLVVSNASGGVNPEYHVGSVVILKDQINLLPEHPLRGLNDERFGPRFVNMSEPFSVMMMAKAKEIAGELGIPVHDGVYLGLQGPTFETLSEYRMVKILGADCVGMSTVPEVIVARHMELETFGISVITDMGNEESIGTITHQEVLEAAQKAEPLVRSLIKSLIVRY from the coding sequence ATGTGGGAAAAAGTACAGCAAACCGTCAGCTTCATTAATGAAAGGACGAATCATTTCCATCCGGAATACGGCGTAATACTCGGTTCCGGATTGGGAAGTTTTACAGAAGACATTGACATTCAATTTACGATTCCTTACCACGAGATCCCGAATTTTCCGGTTTCTACGGTACAGGGACATAAAGGCGCTTTGGTTTTCGGAATGATTGGAGAAAAGAGGGTCGTTGCGATGCAGGGGCGTTTTCATTTTTATGAAGGCTACGACATGAAGGAAGTCACTTTCCCTGTTCGCGTCATGAAATATACCGGAGTAAGCAAGCTGGTCGTTTCCAACGCGTCGGGTGGGGTGAACCCTGAATATCACGTCGGGTCGGTTGTCATCCTGAAAGACCAGATCAACCTGTTGCCTGAGCATCCGCTGCGCGGCTTAAACGACGAGCGTTTCGGTCCGCGGTTTGTCAATATGAGCGAGCCGTTTTCCGTAATGATGATGGCCAAAGCCAAAGAAATTGCCGGTGAATTGGGCATTCCGGTGCATGACGGTGTGTATCTCGGATTGCAGGGCCCCACGTTTGAGACGCTTTCGGAATATCGGATGGTGAAAATACTTGGAGCGGATTGCGTCGGGATGTCAACGGTGCCTGAGGTCATCGTAGCAAGGCATATGGAACTCGAAACGTTCGGTATATCGGTCATTACCGATATGGGCAATGAGGAAAGCATCGGCACGATAACGCATCAGGAAGTGCTCGAAGCCGCCCAAAAAGCGGAACCCCTTGTGCGGAGCCTGATTAAGAGCCTGATTGTAAGATACTAG
- a CDS encoding ATP-binding protein, with protein MRLIIVFLLLISCGNSDISAATGIQTGPSISLSIPKAFCSLSANPIPSSTSNQSSLKPEEVSKHAALTTENKFSKVVSILSLALISILSLLSLSLYRNNNIRKQTNALLQEKNSELLLAKEKAERASTARSEFLSTVSHELRTPLNAITGITHLLMEEDPKPTQVDYLKSLQFSGNYLLNYINEILEINRIESRSIEVEKIDFDVRALFTGIHHSMKEQAAQNQNEFLLEIDPDLPEMLIGDPTKLSQIFINLVNNAIKFTQKGKIMVLVKLLKSENKKSTVYFEVSDTGIGIPIDKQESVFESFSQGSIEIKRKYGGTGLGLAIVRRLIIILGGNINLSSKIGQGTVFSFTLEFREGVRQPIRSPHFNDNDLISKKILLVEDNKINQMITKRLLEKKQMYCDIVETGEDAVAIVKENRYDLILMDVHLPGINGTIATQQIRLFDSTTPIVALTAISLLENREMLLSYGMNEVITKPFEPDNFFAVIAEYVQKESA; from the coding sequence ATGAGGTTAATAATCGTTTTCTTACTTTTAATTTCGTGCGGTAATTCTGATATTTCTGCGGCGACCGGGATACAAACGGGCCCGTCCATTTCCTTATCAATCCCAAAAGCTTTCTGTTCCTTATCCGCAAATCCGATCCCGTCATCCACATCAAACCAAAGCAGCCTCAAACCTGAGGAAGTTTCAAAACACGCGGCCCTGACTACCGAAAACAAATTTTCAAAAGTCGTCAGCATCCTCAGCCTTGCACTGATTTCAATCCTGTCATTACTGAGTCTGTCACTCTACCGCAATAACAACATACGCAAGCAGACCAATGCGCTGCTACAGGAAAAAAACAGCGAATTGCTGCTGGCCAAGGAAAAAGCGGAGCGTGCGTCAACCGCGCGGTCTGAATTTCTCTCCACGGTTAGCCATGAGCTGCGTACGCCGTTGAACGCGATTACCGGGATCACGCACCTGCTGATGGAGGAAGATCCCAAACCTACGCAGGTTGATTACCTCAAATCCCTGCAATTTTCAGGAAATTACCTGCTGAATTACATCAATGAGATCCTTGAAATCAACCGCATCGAGTCCAGGAGCATTGAAGTGGAAAAAATCGACTTTGACGTGCGCGCACTGTTCACGGGCATCCATCATTCGATGAAGGAACAGGCAGCGCAGAACCAGAATGAGTTCCTGCTGGAAATCGATCCCGACCTTCCGGAAATGCTCATAGGCGACCCCACGAAACTATCCCAGATCTTCATCAACCTGGTCAACAACGCCATAAAATTTACACAAAAGGGTAAAATCATGGTCCTGGTGAAATTACTGAAATCCGAAAACAAAAAGTCGACGGTGTATTTCGAAGTGTCCGATACCGGCATCGGAATACCTATAGATAAGCAGGAAAGCGTTTTTGAAAGTTTTTCGCAAGGGTCTATTGAAATCAAACGCAAATACGGGGGGACAGGATTAGGGCTCGCGATTGTAAGGCGACTGATTATCATTTTAGGCGGCAATATCAACCTTTCCAGTAAAATCGGCCAGGGCACAGTCTTCTCTTTTACGCTCGAATTCAGGGAAGGTGTCAGGCAACCCATTCGCAGCCCGCATTTCAATGACAATGATCTTATTTCCAAAAAAATCCTGCTCGTTGAGGACAACAAGATCAACCAGATGATTACCAAAAGGCTGCTTGAGAAAAAACAGATGTACTGCGACATCGTGGAAACCGGCGAGGATGCGGTGGCGATTGTGAAAGAAAACCGTTACGACCTGATCCTGATGGACGTACACCTGCCCGGGATTAACGGCACCATTGCCACGCAGCAAATCAGGCTTTTTGACTCCACGACGCCTATCGTTGCGCTCACGGCCATTTCGTTGCTTGAAAACCGTGAGATGCTCTTATCTTATGGGATGAACGAAGTCATTACCAAACCATTTGAACCGGACAATTTCTTTGCAGTGATTGCTGAATACGTCCAGAAAGAAAGCGCCTAG
- the ffh gene encoding signal recognition particle protein yields MFDNLSEKLDKAFHILKGHGKITEINVADTLKEVRRALLDADVNFKIAKEFTNTVKEKAIGQDVLTTLQPGQLLVKLVKDELTELMGGDVAGINLSGNPTVILMSGLQGSGKTTFSGKLANHLKTKRNKKPLLVACDVYRPAAINQLHVVGDQIGVEVYSELGNNNPVEIALNAVKYAKEKGYNVVIVDTAGRLAVDEEMMTEIANVHKALNPQETLFVVDSMTGQDAVNTAKAFNDRLNFDGVILTKLDGDTRGGAALTIKSVVNKPIKFVGTGEKMEAIDVFYPNRMAERILGMGDVVSLVERAQEQFNEEEARKLQKKIAKNEFGFDDFLSQIQQVKKMGNMKDLVGMIPGASKAMKDVEIEDDAFKHIEAIIYSMTPAERSRPAIIDMKRKTRIAKGAGRRIEEVNQLMKQFDQMSKMMKMMQGPGGKNLMKMMGGMKGMR; encoded by the coding sequence ATGTTCGATAATTTAAGCGAAAAACTCGATAAGGCGTTTCATATCCTGAAAGGCCACGGCAAAATCACCGAAATCAATGTCGCCGATACCCTTAAGGAAGTGCGCCGCGCGCTCCTGGATGCCGACGTCAATTTTAAAATAGCCAAGGAATTTACCAATACGGTAAAGGAAAAAGCAATCGGGCAGGATGTATTGACCACGCTGCAGCCGGGCCAGCTTTTGGTCAAGCTCGTAAAGGATGAGCTGACCGAATTGATGGGTGGCGATGTGGCAGGCATCAATCTTTCAGGAAATCCGACGGTTATCCTGATGTCAGGACTCCAAGGGTCGGGTAAAACGACTTTTTCAGGAAAACTGGCCAACCACCTTAAGACGAAGAGAAATAAGAAGCCGCTCCTGGTAGCCTGTGATGTGTACCGTCCCGCGGCGATCAACCAGCTGCACGTAGTTGGCGACCAGATAGGCGTTGAAGTGTATTCGGAGCTGGGAAATAACAACCCCGTTGAGATTGCTTTGAATGCCGTTAAATATGCGAAGGAAAAAGGCTACAACGTAGTCATCGTCGATACAGCAGGTCGTCTTGCGGTAGATGAAGAAATGATGACTGAAATCGCGAATGTCCATAAGGCGTTGAATCCGCAGGAAACGCTTTTCGTCGTCGATTCGATGACAGGACAGGATGCCGTCAATACGGCCAAGGCGTTTAACGACCGACTCAATTTTGACGGTGTCATCCTGACAAAACTCGATGGTGACACCAGAGGGGGTGCCGCCCTGACCATTAAATCGGTGGTGAACAAGCCGATCAAGTTTGTCGGTACCGGGGAAAAAATGGAAGCGATTGACGTATTCTATCCAAATCGTATGGCCGAGCGTATCCTTGGGATGGGTGATGTCGTATCGCTGGTAGAAAGGGCGCAGGAGCAGTTTAATGAAGAGGAGGCCCGGAAATTACAGAAGAAGATTGCGAAGAATGAATTCGGATTCGACGATTTCCTCAGCCAGATCCAACAGGTCAAGAAAATGGGTAACATGAAAGACCTTGTCGGGATGATTCCAGGCGCGTCAAAAGCCATGAAAGATGTCGAGATTGAAGACGATGCGTTCAAGCACATTGAAGCGATCATTTATTCAATGACACCGGCAGAACGCTCTCGCCCGGCAATCATCGACATGAAAAGGAAAACCCGGATTGCCAAAGGTGCCGGACGCAGGATTGAGGAGGTCAACCAACTCATGAAGCAATTCGACCAGATGAGCAAAATGATGAAGATGATGCAGGGGCCCGGAGGAAAAAACCTCATGAAAATGATGGGCGGCATGAAAGGAATGAGATAA
- a CDS encoding alpha/beta hydrolase codes for MKKIPFLLLTKSIGCGINLMGVVNPSKAQKLAYRFFSEPRTGKLTADRLPAILSSAERQQFLFGQQPFNAFVWKGNHDVILLVHGWESNAARWEKLLPYLRKSGKTIVAIDAPAHGLSPGREFTVPTYSEFINIAARHFRPSSIIGHSIGGTAALYYQHRFQNPEIKKMITLGAPSELQVIVNQYTRLLGLSPRTSALLDRYFPEHFDIRIADFSSHLFARSIGVQGLIIHDLDDTVVSFAEAQKIADSWKNAGFVQTKGLGHSMHDEALYQQIADFLEA; via the coding sequence ATGAAAAAAATACCGTTTTTACTGCTGACCAAATCCATCGGTTGCGGCATCAACCTCATGGGTGTCGTCAATCCGTCGAAAGCACAAAAGCTCGCTTACCGTTTCTTCAGCGAGCCCCGCACAGGCAAACTGACCGCTGACCGGCTTCCTGCGATACTTTCCTCCGCCGAACGGCAGCAGTTCTTATTTGGCCAACAGCCTTTCAACGCTTTCGTCTGGAAAGGGAATCACGATGTCATCTTATTGGTTCACGGCTGGGAAAGCAACGCCGCACGCTGGGAAAAACTGCTGCCTTATCTCCGCAAAAGCGGGAAAACCATCGTTGCGATTGATGCGCCTGCGCACGGACTCTCGCCGGGCAGGGAATTTACCGTACCGACGTATTCGGAGTTTATCAACATCGCTGCACGGCATTTCAGGCCCTCTTCAATCATCGGTCATTCGATCGGCGGGACGGCAGCCCTGTACTACCAGCATCGATTCCAAAATCCCGAAATCAAAAAAATGATAACGCTGGGTGCGCCGTCAGAACTGCAGGTTATCGTCAATCAGTACACCCGGTTACTCGGACTGAGCCCGCGAACGTCAGCCTTGCTTGACCGTTACTTTCCCGAGCATTTCGACATTCGAATCGCCGACTTTTCCTCGCATCTGTTCGCCAGGTCGATAGGTGTTCAGGGCCTTATCATCCACGACCTTGACGACACCGTCGTCTCTTTTGCCGAAGCGCAGAAAATTGCAGACTCCTGGAAAAATGCGGGTTTTGTCCAAACCAAAGGACTTGGGCACAGCATGCACGACGAGGCACTGTATCAACAGATTGCTGATTTTTTAGAAGCATGA
- a CDS encoding Nif3-like dinuclear metal center hexameric protein, producing MLIKEILSALEEMAPLAYAEDFDNVGLLVGNAENTATGVLVCHDALESVIDEAIAKNCNLVVCFHPILFSGLKKITGKNYVERAVIKAIRNDVAIYAVHTALDNHRDGVNKIFCEALGLKNVRMLVPKTDFIRKLVTYTVAENADKLRQALFAAGAGSIGNYEHCSFNSAGTGTYRGNDHSNPVVGSRGEFMQTPEIKIEVTFEKQLEKNILKALFSNHVYEEVAYEIYALQNQHQHIGLGMIGELETTYNELDFLHFVKDKMGCGGIRHSAFRHKNVHKVAVLGGAGSFAIGHAIRAGADAFLTSDLKYHQFYEAEGKLLLADIGHYESERYTKNYIVDYLTKKIPNFAFILSEENTNPVKYL from the coding sequence ATGCTGATAAAAGAAATACTTTCCGCCCTTGAGGAAATGGCTCCGCTCGCCTACGCCGAAGATTTTGACAACGTCGGTCTGCTCGTAGGCAATGCCGAAAACACGGCGACCGGCGTATTGGTTTGCCACGATGCCCTGGAAAGCGTGATTGATGAAGCCATTGCGAAAAACTGCAACCTCGTGGTTTGCTTCCATCCGATCCTGTTTTCTGGACTGAAAAAGATCACCGGGAAAAATTATGTCGAACGCGCGGTCATTAAGGCCATCAGGAATGATGTGGCAATTTATGCCGTGCACACCGCTCTGGACAACCACCGCGACGGCGTGAATAAGATTTTCTGTGAGGCATTGGGGTTGAAGAATGTCAGGATGCTCGTTCCCAAAACCGACTTTATCCGAAAGCTCGTGACCTACACCGTGGCCGAAAACGCGGATAAATTACGTCAGGCGTTGTTCGCGGCCGGTGCGGGCAGTATCGGAAATTATGAGCACTGCAGCTTTAATTCGGCCGGGACAGGTACCTATCGGGGCAACGACCACAGCAATCCGGTAGTGGGCAGCCGCGGCGAATTCATGCAAACACCCGAAATCAAAATCGAAGTCACCTTTGAAAAGCAACTTGAGAAGAATATCCTCAAGGCACTATTCTCGAATCATGTGTATGAGGAAGTGGCCTACGAGATTTATGCGCTGCAAAACCAGCACCAGCATATCGGACTGGGGATGATTGGCGAACTTGAAACGACGTACAATGAGTTGGATTTCCTGCATTTCGTTAAAGATAAGATGGGTTGTGGCGGCATCCGCCATAGTGCGTTCCGGCATAAGAATGTCCATAAAGTGGCGGTCCTCGGCGGTGCAGGAAGTTTCGCAATCGGACATGCCATCCGTGCCGGCGCTGACGCTTTCCTGACTTCTGACCTTAAATACCATCAGTTTTACGAAGCGGAAGGGAAACTGCTTTTAGCGGATATCGGACATTATGAAAGCGAGCGGTATACAAAAAATTATATTGTTGATTATCTTACGAAAAAAATACCTAATTTTGCATTCATTTTATCAGAAGAAAATACAAATCCAGTTAAGTACTTATAA
- a CDS encoding bifunctional 5,10-methylenetetrahydrofolate dehydrogenase/5,10-methenyltetrahydrofolate cyclohydrolase → MILLDGKKTSEDIKTEITAQVSAMKSRGEKVPHLAAVIVGNDGASLTYVSSKVKACERVGFESTMVRLPSTTSETELLKKIHDLNADDDIDGFIVQLPLPDQIDTQKVLMAIDPSKDVDGFHPENFGKMALDMTTFIPATPFGILELLERYNVETKGKHTVVIGRSHIVGRPMSILMGRKGFPGNSTVTLTHSYTKNIAQITTQADIIITALGVPNYLKAEMVKDGAVVIDVGITRVADENSEKGYIITGDVDFENVSKKVSHITPVPGGVGPMTIAMLLKNTLLAREQRRK, encoded by the coding sequence ATGATCCTACTTGACGGAAAGAAAACTTCGGAAGACATAAAGACAGAAATCACCGCACAGGTGTCGGCCATGAAAAGCCGTGGGGAAAAAGTACCGCACCTGGCCGCCGTCATCGTCGGAAACGATGGTGCCAGCCTCACTTACGTCAGCAGCAAAGTCAAGGCCTGTGAACGCGTCGGGTTTGAGTCGACCATGGTCAGGCTGCCCAGCACCACATCGGAAACTGAATTGCTCAAAAAGATCCACGACCTGAACGCTGATGATGATATCGATGGATTTATCGTGCAATTGCCGTTGCCGGACCAGATTGATACGCAAAAAGTGCTGATGGCTATAGATCCTTCTAAAGATGTCGATGGTTTCCATCCTGAAAATTTTGGAAAGATGGCACTCGACATGACCACGTTTATACCGGCGACGCCTTTTGGTATTTTGGAATTGCTCGAGCGTTATAATGTAGAAACCAAAGGCAAGCACACGGTCGTGATTGGCCGGAGCCATATCGTGGGCCGTCCCATGAGCATACTCATGGGAAGGAAAGGTTTTCCGGGAAATTCCACTGTAACCTTAACACACAGCTACACCAAAAATATAGCGCAGATTACCACGCAGGCCGACATCATTATCACGGCTTTGGGCGTTCCCAATTACCTCAAAGCGGAAATGGTGAAAGACGGTGCAGTAGTCATCGATGTCGGGATTACACGCGTTGCCGATGAAAATTCTGAGAAAGGCTACATCATCACGGGCGATGTCGATTTTGAAAACGTGAGCAAGAAAGTCTCGCACATTACCCCGGTTCCGGGCGGTGTCGGACCGATGACGATTGCCATGCTGCTGAAAAATACGTTATTGGCCAGGGAACAGCGCAGGAAGTGA
- the rluF gene encoding 23S rRNA pseudouridine(2604) synthase RluF: MEENLKRINKFIGETGFCSRREADKLIEEKRVTINGEIAEMGTKVSMDDEIRVDGKLIREKNEKPVYLAFNKPVGIECTTNPDVKDNIVDYINYPKRVFPIGRLDKASEGLIFMTNDGDIVNKILRARNNHEKEYIVTVDKPITSRFIERMGNGIPILDTVTRKCKVEKTGKSEFRIILTQGLNRQIRRMCEYLGYEVVTLKRIRIINISLDLPVGRYRNLTDSEISDLNQLIAPSSKTEEASLPKPGSRTNERPPERKPMVFKKAETRENESPRSVPNSKFSQKKPLPKVEFIKKDDPNYRKKGDY, encoded by the coding sequence ATGGAGGAAAATTTAAAGCGCATCAACAAATTCATTGGTGAAACCGGATTCTGTTCCCGCCGGGAAGCGGACAAGCTGATTGAGGAAAAGCGGGTAACCATCAATGGCGAAATCGCTGAAATGGGCACGAAAGTCTCGATGGACGATGAAATCCGCGTAGACGGAAAACTCATCCGTGAAAAAAATGAGAAACCCGTATACCTCGCATTCAACAAACCTGTAGGTATTGAGTGCACTACCAACCCCGACGTGAAAGACAACATCGTCGATTACATCAACTATCCCAAACGTGTGTTCCCGATAGGACGGCTCGACAAAGCCAGCGAAGGCTTGATTTTCATGACCAACGACGGCGACATCGTAAACAAGATCCTGCGCGCCCGAAACAACCATGAAAAAGAATATATTGTTACCGTTGACAAACCGATTACCTCACGCTTTATTGAGCGCATGGGCAACGGCATTCCGATCTTGGATACGGTGACAAGGAAATGCAAAGTTGAAAAAACCGGTAAATCTGAATTCAGGATCATCCTGACACAGGGCCTGAACCGCCAGATCCGGCGTATGTGTGAATATTTAGGTTATGAAGTAGTCACGCTGAAAAGAATCCGCATTATTAATATTTCGCTTGACCTTCCTGTGGGCCGTTACCGCAACCTGACCGACAGTGAAATCAGCGATCTGAACCAGTTGATTGCCCCTTCGAGTAAAACGGAAGAGGCGAGTTTACCGAAGCCGGGCAGCCGTACGAACGAACGTCCCCCGGAACGCAAGCCGATGGTTTTCAAAAAAGCGGAAACCCGGGAAAATGAAAGCCCGCGGTCGGTTCCGAATTCTAAGTTTTCACAGAAAAAACCGCTTCCGAAAGTCGAATTTATCAAGAAGGACGATCCGAACTACAGGAAAAAAGGGGACTATTAG